The Astyanax mexicanus isolate ESR-SI-001 chromosome 12, AstMex3_surface, whole genome shotgun sequence genome window below encodes:
- the htr1aa gene encoding 5-hydroxytryptamine (serotonin) receptor 1A a, which translates to MEINSTDFQAGNWSNSSSGSGSSSSSAFGVWEVLTSLLLGALILMSIVGNACVIAAIALERSLQTINNYLIGSLAVTDLLVSVLVLPMAALYQVLQRWTLGQVACDLFIALDVLCCTSSILHLCAIALDRYWAITDPVAYMTRRTLCRAATLISLTWLVGFSISIPPMLGWRTPEDRANPLECTISQDPGYTIFSTFGAFYIPLALMLVLYGRIFRAARFRIRRSAKKNTDKMKMKEKEKDRKGTGLTGNGAPCTNGTGTSTRLKLKMKKNEKEGSCTHLCVAVSPVNRAPCTSVTGTPDVNRVSSPDDPRIDTPDGTRASTPDSTSLGSPEVTRVGTPEGISLGSPEDTETGAELKMNNDGSRTQLCFTVSPVTSPMCANGTEAGTEEGTELLQDSGGRGGSKLHLALPNQPQAEGGGGSRGGGCGDARRRALARERRTVKTLGIIMGTFILCWLPFFIVALVLPFCGSSCPMPPWLGAVINWLGYANSLLNPVIYAYFNRDFQNAFRKMLRCRFSRQ; encoded by the coding sequence ATGGAGATCAACAGCACGGACTTCCAGGCTGGCAACTGGTCCAACTCCAGTTCCGGTTCTGGTTCCAGTTCCAGTTCCGCTTTTGGCGTCTGGGAGGTTCTGACATCTCTCCTGCTTGGTGCGCTGATCCTCATGTCCATTGTGGGCAATGCATGTGTGATCGCGGCCATCGCCCTCGAGCGCTCCCTGCAGACCATCAACAACTACTTGATCGGCTCCTTGGCGGTGACGGATCTACTGGTGTCGGTTCTGGTGCTGCCTATGGCGGCGCTGTACCAGGTGCTCCAGCGTTGGACCCTTGGCCAGGTGGCCTGCGACCTGTTCATCGCCCTGGATGTGCTGTGCTGCACCTCGTCCATCCTGCACCTGTGCGCCATTGCCCTGGACCGGTACTGGGCCATCACTGACCCGGTGGCCTACATGACCCGCAGGACACTGTGCCGTGCTGCCACACTGATTAGCCTGACATGGCTTGTcggcttctccatctccattccACCCATGCTGGGATGGAGGACTCCAGAAGATCGTGCCAACCCATTGGAGTGCACCATCAGCCAGGATCCGGGCTACACCATCTTCTCCACGTTTGGGGCGTTCTACATCCCGCTGGCACTCATGCTGGTGCTGTACGGCCGGATTTTCCGGGCTGCACGCTTCCGCATCCGCCGGAGTGCCAAGAAGAACACTGACAAGATGAAGatgaaggagaaggagaaggacaGGAAGGGCACAGGTTTGACGGGGAATGGAGCCCCATGCACCAACGGAACTGGGACAAGCACCAGGCTGAAGCTGAAGATGAAAAAGAATGAGAAGGAAGGGTCTTGTACACACCTGTGCGTTGCTGTGTCACCAGTAAACCGAGCGCCATGCACCTCAGTGACAGGCACACCAGACGTCAACAGAGTGAGCAGTCCTGATGACCCAAGAATTGACACTCCAGACGGCACCAGGGCGAGTACTCCAGATAGTACCAGCTTAGGCAGTCCAGAGGTCACCAGGGTCGGCACTCCAGAGGGCATCAGTTTGGGCAGTCCAGAGGACACAGAGACTGGTGCAGAGCTGAAGATGAACAACGATGGGTCTCGAACACAGTTGTGCTTCACTGTGTCTCCTGTTACTTCACCCATGTGTGCCAACGGAACGGAAGCAGGCACCGAAGAGGGCACTGAACTCTTACAGGACTCAGGAGGGCGTGGAGGATCCAAGCTTCACCTGGCACTGCCCAACCAGCCTCAGGCTGAAGGCGGAGGTGGAAGCAGAGGCGGAGGTTGTGGCGATGCCCGGCGGAGGGCGCTGGCCCGAGAGCGGCGGACAGTGAAGACGCTGGGCATCATCATGGGCACCTTCATCCTATGCTGGCTGCCCTTCTTCATTGTGGCACTGGTGCTGCCCTTCTGCGGCTCCAGCTGCCCCATGCCCCCCTGGCTGGGCGCCGTCATTAACTGGCTGGGATACGCCAACTCCCTGCTGAACCCCGTCATCTACGCATACTTTAACAGGGACTTCCAGAACGCTTTCAGGAAAATGCTCAGGTGCAGGTTCAGCAGACAGTGA